A part of Aspergillus flavus chromosome 1, complete sequence genomic DNA contains:
- a CDS encoding heterokaryon incompatibility protein-domain-containing protein, whose amino-acid sequence MASDSSTFAHTALPSDAHYIRLLQFEDTAATEPLRFTLGVYKFSDVPVYNALSYEWGDGTADRTIFINNGPFLIRDNLHHFLSVLAGSGQRDTLFFADAICINQDDIPERNTQVQRMGDLYRQAQKVLVWIGPGTTESDLVFDICAEETQEAIDLQGSSGNALDMVYRRSYWTRLWIIQELFLARDAIVFCGSKSTPWSSFRRLTTAVRGDFVLGGFTGVDIQLGSSPLGLHTRTVLGQLDSKDGKYSILNKTIDNIVIKFGQAQCRDVRDRVFGLLGLAKMQEDGRGLRIMANYSATTVNLFVRLLSNMPYTLRLNHALSIFNILKLHHVDVCAWDIGIPETICNLVFEVGLTHLGHIRHVSESHPLLCGWCKKWNKRNKHTPFELGEQLRQELRDKAITEFMVGTTQSSLAAHNCGPLLSLGPYDSCVTAKKLNEGDEMFLMEGTNIVLIEHKPTPEDESHEPVTRFTRGVLAHTQREESILQAAMLLDSCVPSLPAPTEVRLQKARFERPAYPFEVIHEELTLRQIMFILTRAAQHIFYTNVDRGPKHYQIPHSLTALRTVEILHNHRILAGQIWPSMMVKVTDSNITATTVVVESATSKFKATFTSLENGVSLQEEAVMGFGVQIQWIVVNRCIHSASHLVDECLHSTAVLEENVRFSSLKIVDRFLNFVDDFNPKTKCLIEFLEKVASGEISKEDIRVIDKGYGDTGRFKDE is encoded by the exons CTACGAGTGGGGAGATGGCACAGCTGATCGAACAATATTCATCAACAATGGTCCCTTCCTCATCCGCGACAACTTACACCACTTTCTCAGTGTTCTAGCTGGCAGTGGGCAGAGAGACACACTGTTCTTCGCAGATGCGATCTGCATAAACCAAGACGACATCCCAGAGCGTAACACCCAGGTGCAGCGGATGGGTGATCTATACCGTCAGGCACAGAAGGTTCTGGTCTGGATAGGACCCGGAACCACCGAGTCCGACCTTGTTTTCGACATATGTGCAGAAGAAACTCAAGAGGCAATAGACCTGCAGGGATCAAGCGGAAACGCGCTTGATATGGTGTATCGGCGCTCTTACTGGACAAGACTATGGATTATCCAGGAGCTATTCCTCGCACGGGATGCGATTGTCTTCTGTGGCTCGAAATCTACACCTTGGTCATCGTTCAGGAGGTTGACAACTGCGGTCAGAGGAGACTTTGTTCTCGGGGGATTCACTGGAGTGGATATACAACTTGGCAGTTCGCCCCTGGGGTTACATACAAGGACAGTGCTCGGCCAATTAGACAGTAAAGATGGGAAATACAGCATCTTGAACAAAACGATAGACAACATCGTGATTAAATTTGGGCAGGCTCAATGTCGCGATGTCCGCGATCGTGTCTTTGGGCTGCTGGGCCTCGCAAAAATGCAAGAGGATGGTCGCGGCCTTAGGATTATGGCAAACTATTCAGCGACGACAGTCAATCTATTTGTCCGACTGCTCAGTAACATGCCATATACTCTGAGGCTGAATCATGCGCTAAGCATCTTCAATATCCTAAAATTGCACCATGTCGATGTTTGTGCATGGGACATCGGTATTCCAGAAACAATCTGTAACCTTGTTTTCGAAGTCGGGCTCACGCATCTTGGACACATCCGACATGTGAGCGAATCTCATCCATTGTTATGTGGGTGGTGCAAAAAGTGGAACAAGAGGAATAAGCACACGCCCTTTGAATTGGGTGAGCAACTTCGGCAAGAACTCCGCGACAAGGCCATTACTGAGTTCATGGTGGGGACGACACAATCTAGTCTGGCCGCCCATAACTGCGGCCCTCTGCTGTCCCTGGGGCCCTATGACAGCTGCGTGACTGCAAAGAAGCTCAATGAAGGGGACGAAATGTTTCTAATGGAGGGAACCAATATCGTGTTGATTGAACACAAGCCAACCCCAGAAGATGAGTCTCATGAGCCTGTCACTCGGTTCACCCGAGGGGTACTCGCACACACTCAAAGGGAAGAGAGTATCCTACAAGCAGCAATGTTGCTTGATAGCTGCGTACCGTCTTTACCTGCTCCAACGGAGGTCCGTTTACAGAAGGCACGCTTCGAGCGTCCCGCTTACCCATTCGAAGTCATTCATGAGGAGCTCACCTTGCGGCAAATTATGTTCATTCTGACACGGGCTGCACAACATA TATTCTACACAAATGTCGACCGGGGTCCAAAACACTACCAGATCCCCCACAGCCTTACCGCATTGAGAACAGTTGAAATACTACACAATCACCGCATATTGGCTGGGCAGATCTGGCCGTCAATGATGGTGAAGGTAACGGATAGCAATATAACCGCGACTACGGTGGTTGTCGAATCCGCTACTTCTAAATTCAAGGCTACATTTACCAGTCTTGAGAACGGTGTCTCATTACAGGAGGAAGCGGTTATGGGGTTTGGTGTTCAGATTCAGTGGATTGTGGTTAATCGTTGCATTCATAGTGCCTCTCATTTGGTTGACGAGTGTTTGCATTCGACTGCAGTTTTAGAGGAAAATGTCCGCTTCTCGAGTCTCAAGATTGTGGATCGGTTTTTGAACTTCGTTGATGACTTCAATCCGAAGACGAAATGTCTTATTGAGTTTTTGGAAAAGGTGGCTAGTGGAGAGATATCGAAGGAGGATATTAGAGTTATTGATAAAGGTTATGGCGATACTGGAAGATTTAAAGACGAGTGA